A portion of the Roseimicrobium gellanilyticum genome contains these proteins:
- a CDS encoding RecB family exonuclease, whose product MNSLLAAIPPREKIQSIEKPETKPPSEAETIAGLQKIVSSSRLGTFLQCRLKFYYRYVAQIKKAKTAALFLGNAVHETLKAWNKTRWKENRLLSLKELHDEFSRAWEEQSKEEPVNWEGEEEAEKLTGWRLLETYMRQYGLYLAIKPEAVEVPIEADLGNHGLPKLVGVLDLVQQRRVVDYKTSGTTPKEEQSAHTHEVQTCTYAVLYREANGQRELGIELHSLVKLKNPKLSIIELPPMSDSQETRLFHLMEAYVEGLERKDFVPSPGFGCMSCEFFDNCRRWS is encoded by the coding sequence ATGAACTCACTCCTTGCTGCCATACCCCCACGCGAAAAGATCCAGTCCATTGAGAAGCCAGAAACCAAACCACCCAGCGAAGCTGAAACCATCGCCGGTCTGCAGAAAATCGTCTCTTCCTCACGGCTGGGCACGTTTCTGCAATGCCGGCTGAAGTTCTACTACCGCTACGTGGCTCAAATCAAGAAGGCCAAAACGGCAGCATTGTTCCTAGGCAATGCGGTCCATGAAACCCTCAAAGCCTGGAACAAGACCCGCTGGAAGGAAAACCGCCTCCTGTCCCTGAAAGAGCTCCATGATGAGTTCTCGAGGGCATGGGAGGAGCAATCCAAGGAAGAACCCGTAAACTGGGAAGGTGAAGAGGAAGCCGAAAAGCTGACAGGCTGGCGGCTCCTGGAAACCTACATGCGTCAATACGGGCTCTACCTGGCCATCAAACCAGAAGCAGTCGAGGTCCCCATCGAAGCAGACTTGGGAAACCATGGTTTACCGAAGCTCGTGGGAGTGCTGGATCTGGTGCAACAACGCCGGGTAGTCGATTACAAGACCTCTGGCACCACCCCCAAGGAAGAACAGTCAGCGCATACCCACGAAGTCCAGACATGCACCTATGCTGTGCTCTATCGCGAAGCCAATGGCCAGCGCGAACTCGGCATTGAACTGCATTCATTGGTGAAGCTGAAAAACCCCAAGCTCAGCATCATTGAACTGCCTCCCATGAGTGATAGCCAAGAAACCCGGCTGTTTCACCTGATGGAAGCCTATGTGGAAGGACTGGAGAGAAAGGATTTTGTCCCCTCCCCTGGGTTCGGCTGCATGAGCTGTGAGTTCTTCGATAACTGCCGGCGCTGGTCCTAA
- a CDS encoding PrsW family intramembrane metalloprotease produces MTAEALDGAGLYLDGLPFTSGLIGSKQQLRIGRSLWQVEVPRDLKAGAGAVIGNMADRISSAAGLEQLQDFRAGNLFSAVFQKRTQDDFEVHFATGSPATTPALQDIDTRWPQPWVFFRALLLSLAAFAGLYYACSHFENLRLIPGVILVGSFAVPLSVLVLFFEFNAPRNVFLYQMIRVMLIGGMLSLLITMFFSSWSDSIGLSWMGASVAGIVEESAKLLALLVIVGNPRYPWSLNGMLFGACVGTSFAVIETAGYAFESLFSGYSNGVEITLLMRGIVTPLGGHGILTAMVGAALWRVKGNSRFQFEMLRDSRFLRVFLTAVILHTVWNSPLQIPLLGDFLGQLGKYVIIGFIAWVVVLSLVQMGLKEIREAQECPLPTSQDEEAPEQEPVRSA; encoded by the coding sequence GTGACAGCTGAAGCCTTGGACGGTGCTGGCTTGTACCTGGATGGTCTGCCTTTCACCTCAGGACTCATTGGCTCCAAACAACAGCTCCGCATTGGCCGGTCTCTCTGGCAGGTAGAAGTACCCCGAGACCTCAAGGCTGGCGCCGGCGCGGTCATTGGCAACATGGCTGACAGAATCAGTTCCGCGGCTGGCCTAGAACAGCTGCAGGACTTCAGGGCAGGCAATCTCTTCTCCGCTGTCTTCCAGAAGCGCACCCAGGATGATTTTGAAGTCCACTTTGCCACGGGAAGTCCAGCCACTACCCCAGCTCTTCAGGACATCGATACCAGATGGCCGCAGCCTTGGGTGTTCTTTCGCGCCCTACTTCTCTCCCTAGCCGCTTTTGCAGGACTCTACTATGCCTGCTCCCACTTCGAAAACCTGAGGCTCATCCCTGGAGTCATTCTCGTGGGTTCATTCGCAGTGCCGCTTTCAGTGCTGGTTCTGTTCTTCGAGTTCAACGCTCCCAGGAATGTGTTTCTGTACCAGATGATTCGGGTCATGCTCATCGGCGGCATGCTCTCCCTGCTCATCACCATGTTCTTTTCCAGTTGGTCGGACTCCATCGGACTTTCGTGGATGGGTGCATCAGTAGCGGGCATTGTCGAGGAGTCAGCTAAGCTTCTAGCGTTGCTGGTCATCGTAGGCAACCCTCGATACCCATGGAGCCTCAATGGCATGCTCTTCGGCGCCTGTGTGGGAACCAGCTTTGCAGTGATTGAGACTGCGGGCTACGCCTTCGAATCCCTCTTCTCAGGCTACAGCAATGGGGTAGAAATCACTCTTCTCATGAGGGGCATTGTCACACCGTTAGGAGGACATGGCATCCTCACAGCCATGGTTGGTGCAGCCCTCTGGCGAGTGAAAGGGAACTCCCGGTTCCAGTTTGAGATGCTTCGCGACAGCAGATTTCTCCGGGTGTTCTTGACCGCCGTTATCCTGCATACCGTCTGGAATTCGCCGCTGCAAATCCCCCTTTTAGGAGACTTTCTTGGCCAACTCGGGAAGTACGTAATCATCGGGTTCATCGCCTGGGTAGTGGTCCTCAGCTTGGTGCAGATGGGGTTGAAGGAAATTCGAGAGGCGCAGGAGTGCCCCCTTCCTACCAGCCAAGATGAAGAGGCACCGGAACAGGAACCGGTTCGGTCAGCCTAA
- a CDS encoding helix-turn-helix domain-containing protein, with the protein MASELDEKLATFLRKKRGKTTYAAFSRKIGLPASTIFRLEQCQQSITLGRLQTVLDRLRCTLDDIFG; encoded by the coding sequence GTGGCATCGGAGTTGGATGAAAAATTGGCTACCTTTCTGCGCAAGAAGCGCGGAAAGACGACCTATGCCGCATTCTCCAGGAAGATCGGATTGCCTGCTTCCACAATCTTCCGATTAGAGCAATGCCAACAAAGTATCACCCTCGGAAGATTGCAGACAGTCTTGGATCGCCTGAGGTGTACCCTTGACGATATTTTTGGATAA